A portion of the Pseudomonas sp. GR 6-02 genome contains these proteins:
- a CDS encoding N-acetylmuramoyl-L-alanine amidase, with amino-acid sequence MMGLGMRFRALVAAVGVLFLAVTVDAVAETKVNSVRLWRAPDNTRLVFDLTGPVQHSVFTLTAPDRLVIDINGATLGSPLNVSTANTPITAMRSAQRTPTDLRVVIDLKKAVTPKSFTLAPNAQYGNRLVVDLFDNAADASPPPAPTPSVATVPAVPVTPSEPSIKLPPAPAGKRDIIVVIDAGHGGEDPGASGSRGQREKDVVLAIARELQRQVNGMKGFRAELTRTGDYFIPLRGRTEIARKKGADLFVSIHADAAPSAAAFGASVFALSDRGATSETARWLADSENRSDLIGGAGNVSLDDKDRMLAGVLLDLSMTASLTSSLNVGQKVLSNIGRVTPLHKQRVEQAGFMVLKSPDIPSILVETGFISNANEASKLAASSHQQALARSISSGVRQFFQQNPPPGTYIAWLRDSGKIAQGPRDHRVSPGETLAMIAVRYQVSAATLRSANNLQSDELKIGQTLTIPGTELAAKE; translated from the coding sequence ATGATGGGGTTAGGTATGCGCTTTCGCGCGTTGGTTGCTGCCGTAGGGGTGTTGTTTTTGGCGGTGACCGTCGACGCTGTGGCCGAGACGAAGGTCAACAGTGTTCGCCTTTGGCGGGCGCCGGATAACACTCGACTGGTGTTCGACCTGACGGGGCCTGTCCAGCACAGCGTCTTTACCCTGACCGCACCGGATCGGCTGGTAATCGACATCAATGGCGCGACGCTCGGCTCGCCGCTGAACGTCTCCACGGCCAACACGCCGATCACGGCAATGCGTTCGGCTCAGCGTACGCCGACCGATTTGCGGGTAGTCATCGACCTGAAAAAAGCCGTCACGCCGAAAAGCTTCACCTTGGCGCCGAACGCCCAGTACGGCAATCGCCTGGTAGTCGACCTGTTCGACAACGCGGCCGATGCCTCGCCACCGCCTGCGCCAACACCGTCTGTGGCCACGGTACCCGCCGTACCCGTCACGCCGTCCGAGCCTTCGATCAAGCTGCCACCCGCGCCGGCTGGCAAGCGCGATATTATCGTGGTGATCGATGCCGGTCACGGCGGCGAAGACCCGGGCGCCTCGGGCTCTCGCGGTCAGCGTGAGAAAGACGTGGTGCTGGCCATCGCCCGTGAACTGCAGCGTCAGGTCAATGGCATGAAAGGTTTCCGCGCCGAACTGACCCGTACCGGCGACTACTTCATTCCATTGCGCGGCCGTACCGAAATCGCCCGCAAGAAGGGCGCCGACCTGTTCGTTTCGATCCACGCCGACGCCGCGCCGTCAGCCGCAGCGTTCGGTGCGTCGGTGTTTGCCCTGTCTGACCGCGGCGCTACGTCGGAGACCGCCCGTTGGCTGGCCGACAGCGAAAACCGTTCCGACTTGATCGGCGGTGCCGGCAACGTCAGCCTCGACGACAAGGACCGGATGCTCGCCGGCGTGCTGCTCGACCTGTCGATGACCGCTTCCCTGACTTCCAGCCTGAACGTTGGCCAGAAAGTCTTGAGTAACATCGGTCGCGTCACGCCGCTGCACAAACAACGTGTCGAGCAAGCCGGGTTCATGGTGTTGAAGTCGCCGGACATCCCGTCGATCCTGGTGGAAACCGGGTTCATCTCCAACGCCAACGAAGCCTCGAAACTCGCGGCATCGAGCCACCAGCAGGCGCTGGCGCGCTCCATCAGCAGCGGCGTGCGGCAATTCTTCCAGCAGAACCCGCCGCCGGGCACTTACATTGCCTGGCTGCGCGATTCCGGCAAGATCGCCCAAGGCCCGCGTGACCATCGCGTGAGCCCCGGCGAAACCCTGGCGATGATCGCTGTGCGTTATCAGGTGTCTGCGGCCACCTTGCGCAGTGCCAACAACTTGCAAAGTGACGAGCTGAAGATTGGTCAGACGTTGACCATTCCAGGCACTGAACTGGCGGCCAAAGAATGA
- the mutL gene encoding DNA mismatch repair endonuclease MutL, with amino-acid sequence MNQVLTNTARIELLSPRLANQIAAGEVVERPASVIKELLENSLDSGAKRIDVDVEQGGVKLLRVRDDGSGISADDLPLALARHATSKIRNLEDLEQVMSLGFRGEALASISSVARLTLTSRTRDADQAWQVETEGRDMAARVQPAAHPVGTSVEVRDLFFNTPARRKFLKTEKTEFDHLQEVIKRLALARFDVAFHLRHNGKTILSLHEAHDDAARARRVAAICGAGFLEQALPIEIERNGLHLWGWVGLPTFNRSQADLQYFFVNGRAVRDKLVAHAVRQAYRDVLFNGRHPTFVLFFEVDPAGVDVNVHPTKHEVRFRDGRMVHDFLYGTLHRALGDVRPEDQLAAPVATAMVRPTGIEAGEFGPQGEMRLAANALLEQPQAQPSFNTSAGSGAGAGYQYQYTPRPQSGVPVAEAQAAYREFFAPLPEANAVALPAGQDDIPPLGYALAQLKGIYILSENAQGLVLVDMHAAHERIMYERLKVAMASEGLSGQPLLVPESLAVSQREADCAEENVAWFQRLGFELQRLGPETLAIRQIPALLKQAEANRLVSDVLADLMEYGTSDRIQAHLNELLGTMACHGAIRANRRLALPEMNGLLRDMENTERSGQCNHGRPTWTQLGLDDLDKLFLRGR; translated from the coding sequence ATGAACCAGGTGCTGACCAACACGGCGCGTATCGAGCTACTCAGTCCACGGCTGGCGAACCAGATTGCCGCCGGTGAGGTGGTTGAGCGCCCGGCCTCGGTGATCAAGGAGTTGCTGGAAAACAGCCTCGACTCCGGCGCCAAACGCATCGATGTCGATGTGGAGCAGGGCGGTGTCAAGCTGCTGCGGGTGCGCGACGATGGCAGCGGCATTTCCGCCGATGACCTGCCTTTGGCCCTGGCCCGTCACGCCACCAGCAAGATCCGCAACCTGGAAGACCTCGAACAGGTCATGAGCCTGGGGTTTCGTGGTGAGGCGCTGGCCTCCATCAGTTCCGTGGCGCGTCTGACCCTGACTTCCCGCACTCGCGACGCCGATCAAGCCTGGCAGGTGGAAACCGAAGGCCGGGACATGGCGGCTCGCGTGCAACCAGCGGCTCATCCGGTGGGCACTTCGGTGGAAGTGCGCGATTTGTTCTTCAATACCCCGGCGCGCCGCAAGTTTCTGAAGACCGAAAAAACCGAATTCGATCACCTGCAAGAAGTGATCAAGCGTCTGGCGCTGGCGCGGTTCGATGTGGCGTTCCATCTGCGCCATAACGGCAAAACCATCCTCAGCCTGCACGAGGCCCATGATGACGCGGCCCGCGCCCGGCGTGTGGCGGCGATCTGCGGGGCGGGCTTTCTGGAGCAGGCGCTGCCGATCGAAATCGAACGCAATGGCCTGCATTTGTGGGGTTGGGTCGGGTTGCCGACCTTCAACCGCAGCCAGGCGGATTTGCAGTATTTCTTTGTGAATGGCCGTGCCGTGCGCGACAAACTGGTGGCGCACGCAGTGCGCCAGGCTTATCGCGACGTATTGTTCAACGGTCGGCACCCGACATTCGTGCTGTTTTTCGAAGTCGATCCGGCGGGCGTCGACGTCAACGTGCACCCGACCAAGCACGAAGTACGCTTCCGTGACGGGCGCATGGTTCACGACTTCCTTTACGGCACTTTGCATCGCGCCTTGGGTGATGTGCGGCCGGAAGACCAGTTGGCCGCGCCTGTCGCGACAGCCATGGTCCGGCCAACCGGTATCGAAGCCGGCGAGTTCGGCCCGCAGGGCGAGATGCGTCTGGCGGCCAATGCGCTGCTGGAGCAGCCTCAGGCCCAGCCGTCCTTCAATACTTCGGCGGGCTCTGGCGCCGGTGCCGGTTATCAGTATCAATACACGCCGCGGCCTCAGTCCGGCGTGCCCGTCGCCGAAGCCCAGGCGGCCTATCGCGAGTTTTTCGCGCCGTTGCCCGAGGCCAATGCGGTCGCGCTGCCGGCCGGGCAAGATGACATTCCGCCGCTGGGCTATGCACTGGCTCAGCTCAAGGGCATCTACATTCTTTCGGAAAACGCCCAAGGCCTGGTGCTGGTAGACATGCATGCCGCCCATGAGCGGATCATGTACGAACGGCTGAAAGTCGCCATGGCCAGCGAGGGGTTGAGCGGTCAGCCATTGCTGGTGCCGGAATCCCTGGCGGTCAGCCAGCGCGAAGCCGACTGCGCCGAAGAAAACGTCGCCTGGTTCCAGCGTCTGGGTTTTGAATTGCAGCGCCTTGGCCCGGAAACCCTGGCCATCCGGCAAATCCCTGCGTTGCTGAAACAGGCCGAGGCCAACCGACTGGTTAGCGACGTGCTGGCGGACTTGATGGAATACGGCACCAGCGACCGGATTCAGGCGCACCTGAACGAACTGCTCGGCACCATGGCCTGCCACGGCGCGATTCGCGCGAATCGGCGCCTGGCCTTGCCGGAAATGAACGGCCTGCTGCGGGACATGGAAAACACCGAGCGCAGCGGTCAATGCAACCATGGCCGACCGACCTGGACCCAACTGGGCCTGGACGATCTGGACAAACTGTTCTTGCGCGGTCGTTGA
- the miaA gene encoding tRNA (adenosine(37)-N6)-dimethylallyltransferase MiaA: protein MSQFPPAIFLMGPTAAGKTDLAIELTKVLPCELISVDSALVYRGMDIGTAKPSKEILAEFPHRLIDILDPAESYSAADFRRDALQAMGEITARGNIPLLVGGTMLYYKALLEGLADMPAADADVRAQIEEEAARLGWQALHDQLAVIDPQSAARIHPNDPQRLSRALEVYRVSGQSMTELRLRQSAQSTEAAASGLQQLPYTVANLAIAPANRQVLHERIKQRFTNMLEQGFVDEVVALRDRGDLHSGLPSIRAVGYRQVWDYLEGKLTQAEMQERGIIATRQLAKRQFTWLRSWADLHWLDSLDCDNLPRALKYLGTISILS from the coding sequence ATGAGCCAGTTCCCTCCCGCGATTTTCCTGATGGGGCCGACGGCCGCCGGCAAGACCGACCTGGCCATCGAACTCACCAAGGTCCTGCCCTGTGAGCTGATCAGTGTCGATTCGGCGCTGGTTTATCGCGGCATGGACATCGGCACCGCCAAACCCTCCAAAGAGATCCTGGCCGAATTCCCGCATCGTCTGATCGACATTCTCGACCCGGCCGAGAGTTATTCCGCCGCGGATTTCCGTCGCGATGCGTTGCAAGCCATGGGCGAGATCACCGCGCGGGGCAATATTCCGCTGCTGGTGGGCGGCACAATGCTCTATTACAAGGCTTTGCTCGAAGGTCTGGCCGACATGCCGGCGGCCGATGCGGACGTTCGTGCGCAAATCGAAGAAGAGGCTGCACGCCTTGGCTGGCAAGCCCTGCACGATCAATTGGCGGTGATTGATCCGCAATCCGCGGCGCGAATTCACCCGAACGATCCGCAGCGCCTTAGTCGTGCACTGGAAGTTTATCGCGTCAGCGGCCAGAGCATGACTGAGCTACGCTTGCGACAATCTGCGCAAAGTACTGAAGCAGCCGCTTCGGGACTGCAACAATTGCCCTATACTGTCGCGAACTTGGCCATCGCTCCGGCAAATCGCCAGGTACTGCACGAGCGCATTAAACAAAGATTCACAAATATGTTGGAACAGGGATTCGTCGACGAGGTCGTAGCCCTGCGAGATAGAGGTGACTTGCATTCCGGGTTGCCGTCTATACGTGCAGTAGGTTATCGACAAGTCTGGGATTACCTGGAAGGCAAGCTGACGCAAGCCGAGATGCAGGAGCGTGGAATCATTGCCACGCGCCAATTGGCGAAGCGCCAGTTCACCTGGCTGCGCAGTTGGGCTGATTTACACTGGTTGGACAGCCTCGATTGCGACAATCTGCCGCGCGCCTTGAAATACCTCGGGACCATCTCCATATTGAGCTGA
- the hfq gene encoding RNA chaperone Hfq: MSKGHSLQDPYLNTLRKEKVGVSIYLVNGIKLQGTIESFDQFVILLKNTVSQMVYKHAISTVVPVRPIRLPSATESEAGDAEPGNA; this comes from the coding sequence ATGTCAAAAGGGCATTCGCTACAAGACCCTTACTTGAATACTTTACGTAAAGAGAAAGTGGGGGTTTCCATCTACCTGGTCAACGGGATCAAACTGCAAGGCACGATCGAGTCTTTCGACCAGTTCGTTATCCTGCTGAAAAACACCGTCAGCCAGATGGTTTACAAACACGCTATCTCTACAGTGGTGCCAGTTCGTCCAATTCGTCTGCCTAGCGCAACCGAATCCGAAGCAGGCGACGCTGAGCCAGGTAACGCCTGA
- the hflX gene encoding ribosome rescue GTPase HflX, producing the protein MFFERHGGGERAILVHLDGQDPEAREDPQEFQELAISAGAETVAFFNVPRHRPTAKTLISSGKVEELRDLVKAEQVDLVIFNHILTPSQERNLERIFECRVIDRTGLILDIFAQRARTHEGKLQVELAQLEYMSTRLVRGWTHLERQKGGIGLRGPGETQLETDRRLLRIRLRQIKGRLEKVRSQREQSRRGRKRADIPTVSLVGYTNAGKSTLFNSVTDSDVFAANQLFATLDPTLRRLELEDLGPIVLADTVGFIRHLPHKLVEAFRATLEESSNSDLLLHVIDAHEPDRMAQIEQVMVVLGEIGAQDLPILEVYNKLDLLEGVEPQIQRDADGKPQRVWLSAKDGTGLDLLKQAVAELLGSDLFVGTLRLPQRFARLRAQFFELGAVQKEEHDEEGISLLAVRLPRIELNRLVSREGLQPMEFIEQHTLQ; encoded by the coding sequence TTGTTCTTTGAGCGCCACGGTGGTGGTGAGCGGGCAATTCTCGTTCACTTGGATGGTCAGGACCCTGAGGCGCGCGAAGATCCGCAGGAGTTTCAGGAGTTGGCAATTTCGGCTGGTGCCGAGACCGTCGCGTTTTTTAACGTGCCGCGTCATCGGCCAACCGCCAAAACCCTGATCAGCAGCGGCAAGGTCGAAGAGTTACGCGACCTGGTCAAAGCCGAACAGGTCGATCTGGTGATTTTCAATCACATCCTCACGCCCAGTCAGGAACGTAACCTCGAACGTATTTTCGAGTGTCGCGTGATCGATCGCACGGGTCTGATTCTCGATATCTTCGCCCAACGCGCCCGCACCCATGAAGGCAAGCTCCAGGTCGAACTGGCCCAGCTTGAGTACATGAGTACGCGTCTGGTTCGCGGCTGGACTCACCTTGAGCGGCAGAAGGGCGGTATCGGCCTGCGCGGGCCGGGTGAAACCCAACTGGAAACCGACCGGCGCCTGTTGCGGATTCGTCTGCGTCAGATCAAGGGGCGCCTGGAAAAGGTCCGCAGCCAGCGCGAGCAGTCTCGTCGCGGGCGCAAGCGTGCTGACATTCCGACGGTTTCACTGGTGGGTTATACCAACGCCGGCAAATCGACGCTGTTCAACTCGGTCACCGATTCCGACGTCTTTGCCGCCAACCAGCTGTTCGCGACCCTCGACCCGACCTTGCGCCGACTAGAGCTCGAGGACCTCGGGCCGATCGTGCTGGCCGACACCGTGGGCTTCATTCGTCACCTGCCGCACAAACTGGTCGAGGCATTTCGAGCTACGCTCGAAGAGTCGAGCAACTCCGACCTGCTGCTGCACGTGATCGATGCGCACGAGCCTGATCGTATGGCCCAGATCGAACAGGTCATGGTGGTGCTCGGGGAGATCGGGGCACAAGACTTGCCGATCCTTGAGGTATACAACAAACTCGATTTGCTCGAGGGGGTTGAGCCGCAGATCCAGCGCGATGCCGATGGCAAACCGCAGCGGGTCTGGTTGTCGGCCAAGGACGGTACCGGCCTGGACTTGCTCAAGCAGGCAGTGGCGGAACTGTTGGGCAGCGATTTGTTTGTTGGCACCTTGCGCTTGCCGCAACGTTTTGCTCGACTGCGTGCGCAGTTTTTCGAACTCGGTGCGGTGCAAAAAGAAGAACACGACGAAGAAGGCATCAGCCTGCTGGCCGTTCGCTTGCCACGGATCGAATTGAATCGACTCGTGAGCCGCGAAGGTCTGCAACCGATGGAATTCATCGAGCAACACACTTTGCAATAA
- the hflK gene encoding FtsH protease activity modulator HflK, which produces MAWNEPGGNSNNQDPWGGKRRNNGDRKGPPDLDEAFRKLQESLNGLFGGGKKRGDEGGGPGKSGGFGGLLGIGLTVLAAVWLYSAVYVVDEQEQAVVLRFGKYYETVGPGLNIYFPPIDRKYLENVTRERAYTKQGQMLTEDENIVEVPLTVQYKISNLQDFVLNVDQPETSLQHATDSALRHVVGSTAMDQVLTEGRELMASEIKERLQRFLDTYRTGITVTQVNVQSAAAPREVQEAFDDVIRAREDEQRSRNQAETYANGVVPEARGQAQRILEDANGYRDETVSRAKGEADRFTKLVAEYRKAPEVTRQRLYLDTMQEIFSNTSKVLVTGNKNGQSNLLYLPLDKMVEDGRRTSTPVTGAAASSNEVNVRAAADLQQQQARTRESR; this is translated from the coding sequence ATGGCTTGGAATGAGCCGGGTGGCAACTCGAATAATCAGGATCCTTGGGGTGGCAAGCGCCGCAATAACGGCGACCGCAAGGGACCACCGGATCTCGACGAGGCCTTCCGAAAGCTGCAGGAAAGCCTGAACGGGTTGTTCGGTGGTGGCAAGAAACGCGGTGATGAGGGTGGTGGTCCGGGCAAGAGTGGCGGCTTTGGTGGCCTGCTCGGCATCGGTCTGACCGTGCTCGCAGCCGTGTGGCTGTACAGCGCTGTCTACGTGGTCGACGAGCAGGAGCAGGCCGTGGTGCTGCGCTTCGGTAAATACTATGAAACCGTCGGCCCGGGCCTGAACATCTATTTCCCGCCGATCGATCGCAAGTACCTGGAAAACGTCACGCGTGAGCGTGCCTATACCAAGCAGGGTCAAATGCTGACTGAAGACGAAAACATCGTCGAAGTGCCGCTGACCGTGCAGTACAAGATCAGCAACCTGCAGGACTTCGTGCTGAACGTCGATCAGCCGGAAACCAGCCTGCAGCATGCGACCGACAGTGCCTTGCGCCACGTGGTGGGTTCTACCGCCATGGACCAGGTGCTGACCGAAGGTCGTGAATTGATGGCCAGCGAAATCAAGGAGCGTCTGCAACGTTTCCTCGATACCTATCGCACCGGTATCACCGTCACTCAGGTCAACGTACAGAGCGCTGCTGCACCGCGTGAAGTCCAGGAAGCCTTCGATGACGTGATCCGCGCCCGTGAAGACGAGCAGCGTTCGCGTAACCAGGCTGAAACCTACGCCAACGGCGTCGTGCCGGAAGCCCGTGGTCAGGCCCAGCGCATCCTCGAGGATGCCAACGGTTACCGCGACGAGACCGTCTCCCGCGCCAAGGGTGAAGCTGACCGCTTCACCAAACTGGTGGCCGAGTACCGCAAGGCGCCTGAAGTTACCCGTCAGCGTCTGTACCTGGACACCATGCAGGAAATCTTCAGCAACACCAGCAAGGTTCTCGTGACCGGCAACAAGAATGGCCAGAGCAATCTGCTGTATCTGCCGCTGGACAAGATGGTCGAGGATGGTCGCCGCACCAGCACTCCGGTGACCGGCGCAGCAGCCAGCAGCAATGAAGTGAATGTGCGTGCGGCAGCAGATCTGCAGCAACAGCAGGCACGTACCAGGGAGAGTCGCTGA
- the hflC gene encoding protease modulator HflC has protein sequence MSNKSLIALIVGVVVAIVAWNCFYIVAQTERAVLLQFGRVVQADVQPGLHVKVPYVNKVRIFDARLMTLDAPTQRFLTLEKKAVMVDAYAKWRVKDAERFYTATSGLKQIADERLSRRLESGLRDQFGKRTLHEVVSGERDALMADITASLNKMAEKELGIEVVDVRVKAIDLPKEVNRSVFERMSTEREREAREHRAKGNELAEGIRADADRQRRVLLAEAYRESEEVRGDGDAQAAAIYSKAYGQDQEFYAFYRSLRAYRESFANKSDVMVLDPSSDFFRYLEKAKP, from the coding sequence ATGAGCAATAAATCGCTGATCGCCCTTATTGTCGGCGTCGTCGTGGCGATCGTTGCCTGGAACTGCTTCTACATCGTGGCTCAGACCGAGCGCGCGGTGTTGCTGCAGTTCGGTCGCGTGGTCCAGGCCGATGTTCAGCCAGGCCTGCATGTGAAAGTGCCTTACGTTAACAAGGTGCGCATATTCGATGCGCGCCTGATGACGCTGGATGCACCGACACAGCGCTTCCTGACGCTGGAAAAGAAAGCCGTGATGGTCGATGCCTACGCCAAGTGGCGCGTGAAAGATGCCGAGCGCTTCTACACCGCGACTTCCGGCCTCAAGCAGATTGCCGACGAGCGTCTGTCCCGTCGTCTGGAGTCGGGCCTGCGTGACCAGTTCGGTAAACGCACCCTGCACGAAGTGGTATCCGGTGAACGTGATGCGCTGATGGCAGACATCACCGCTTCGCTGAACAAGATGGCGGAAAAAGAGCTGGGCATTGAAGTTGTCGATGTCCGGGTCAAGGCCATCGACCTGCCGAAGGAAGTGAACCGCAGCGTGTTCGAGCGTATGAGCACCGAGCGTGAGCGTGAAGCTCGCGAGCATCGCGCCAAGGGTAACGAGCTGGCCGAAGGCATCCGTGCCGACGCCGACCGTCAACGCCGCGTGCTGCTGGCTGAAGCCTATCGTGAATCCGAAGAGGTTCGCGGTGATGGTGATGCCCAGGCTGCTGCGATCTACTCCAAGGCATACGGCCAGGATCAGGAGTTCTACGCGTTCTACCGTAGCCTGCGTGCCTACCGTGAAAGCTTCGCGAACAAATCCGACGTCATGGTCCTGGACCCGAGCAGTGACTTCTTCCGTTACCTGGAAAAAGCCAAGCCTTGA
- a CDS encoding ATP phosphoribosyltransferase regulatory subunit, whose protein sequence is MATVDRWLLPDGIEEVLPPEAARIEVARRQVLDLFQSWGYEFVVTPHIEYLESLLTGAGQDLDLRTFKVIDPQSGRQMGFRADITPQVARIDAHTLRREGPSRLCYAGSVLHAQPRALSSSRSPIQLGAELYGDASPSSDVEVISLMLAMLQLADVPDVHMDLGHVGIYRGLARAAGLSGEVEQQLFDALQRKAIDEVITLTEGLPADLSGMLRALVDLCGGREVLSAARERLANAPAPVLAALDDLLAIAERLSTRFPELPLYFDLGELRGYHYHTGVVFAVFVPGVGQSIAQGGRYDDIGADFGRARPATGFSTDLKTLVTLGRAEIELPSGGIWMPDSTDAALWQQVCQLRSEGQRVVQALPGQPLAAAREADCDRQLIQQNGLWQVSPLAS, encoded by the coding sequence ATGGCAACGGTAGACCGCTGGCTGCTGCCAGATGGCATCGAAGAAGTACTGCCACCGGAGGCTGCGCGCATCGAAGTTGCGCGTCGCCAGGTGTTGGATCTGTTCCAGAGCTGGGGTTACGAGTTTGTCGTGACTCCCCATATCGAGTACCTGGAATCCCTGCTGACCGGCGCAGGCCAGGACCTCGATCTGCGCACCTTCAAGGTCATCGACCCGCAGTCGGGCCGGCAGATGGGTTTCCGTGCCGACATCACGCCGCAAGTGGCGCGCATCGATGCGCACACCCTGCGTCGCGAAGGCCCGAGCCGTCTGTGCTATGCCGGTAGCGTGCTGCATGCTCAGCCACGTGCGTTGTCGTCCTCTCGCAGCCCGATTCAACTGGGCGCCGAGTTGTACGGCGATGCCAGCCCGAGCAGCGACGTGGAAGTCATCAGCCTGATGCTGGCCATGCTGCAACTGGCCGATGTGCCGGATGTGCACATGGACCTCGGGCATGTCGGCATCTACCGCGGCCTGGCCCGCGCAGCCGGTTTGTCCGGCGAAGTCGAGCAACAGTTGTTCGATGCATTGCAACGTAAAGCCATCGACGAGGTCATTACCTTGACCGAAGGCCTGCCTGCCGATCTGTCGGGCATGCTGCGAGCGCTGGTCGACCTGTGTGGCGGTCGTGAAGTGTTGAGCGCTGCCCGCGAGCGTCTGGCCAATGCGCCGGCGCCTGTTCTGGCGGCCCTGGACGATTTGCTGGCGATTGCCGAGCGTCTGTCCACGCGTTTCCCGGAGTTACCGCTGTACTTCGACCTGGGCGAATTGCGCGGCTACCACTACCACACCGGTGTGGTGTTCGCCGTGTTCGTGCCGGGTGTTGGCCAGTCCATCGCTCAGGGCGGTCGTTACGACGATATCGGTGCCGACTTCGGTCGCGCCCGTCCGGCGACAGGCTTCTCCACCGATTTGAAAACCCTGGTGACCCTGGGGCGTGCTGAGATCGAGCTACCGTCTGGCGGTATCTGGATGCCTGACAGTACGGATGCAGCACTCTGGCAGCAGGTTTGCCAGTTGCGCAGTGAGGGTCAGCGTGTCGTTCAGGCATTGCCTGGGCAGCCTTTGGCCGCCGCCCGTGAAGCGGACTGCGACCGGCAATTGATTCAGCAGAACGGGCTTTGGCAAGTATCGCCACTGGCTTCTTGA
- a CDS encoding adenylosuccinate synthase, producing MGKNVVVLGTQWGDEGKGKIVDLLTEHAAAVVRYQGGHNAGHTLVIDGEKTVLHLIPSGVLREGVQCLIGNGVVVAPDALLREINKLEEKGVPVRERLRISPSCPLILSYHVALDQAREKARGELKIGTTGRGIGPAYEDKVARRGLRIGDLFHRERFAAKLGELLDYHNFVLVNYYKEPAIDFQKTLDECMEYAELLKPMMLDVTAELHNLRRAGKDIMFEGAQGSLLDIDHGTYPYVTSSNTTAGGIATGSGVGPMFLDYILGITKAYTTRVGSGPFPTELFDDVGAFLAKRGHEFGATTGRARRCGWFDAVILRRAIDVNSISGLCLTKLDVLDGLETINICVGYKNEDGAVIDAPTDADSYIGLEPVYEQMPGWSESTLGAKTLEELPQAARNYIKRIEELVGAPIDIISTGPDRNETIVLRHPFA from the coding sequence ATGGGTAAGAATGTCGTAGTCCTGGGCACCCAATGGGGTGATGAGGGCAAAGGCAAGATCGTTGATCTGCTGACCGAACATGCTGCCGCCGTAGTGCGCTACCAAGGTGGCCACAACGCTGGTCACACTCTGGTGATCGACGGCGAAAAAACCGTCTTGCACCTGATCCCGTCTGGCGTGCTGCGCGAAGGCGTGCAGTGCCTGATCGGTAACGGCGTGGTGGTTGCACCCGACGCCCTGCTGCGGGAAATCAACAAGCTGGAAGAGAAAGGCGTACCGGTGCGCGAGCGCCTGCGTATCAGCCCGTCCTGCCCGCTGATCCTGTCCTACCACGTAGCACTGGACCAGGCCCGTGAAAAGGCCCGTGGCGAGCTGAAGATCGGCACCACCGGTCGCGGCATCGGCCCGGCTTACGAAGACAAGGTTGCCCGTCGCGGTCTGCGCATCGGTGATCTGTTCCATCGTGAGCGTTTCGCCGCCAAGCTGGGCGAGTTGCTGGATTACCACAACTTCGTACTGGTCAATTACTACAAAGAGCCAGCGATCGACTTCCAGAAGACACTCGACGAGTGCATGGAATACGCCGAGCTGCTCAAGCCGATGATGCTCGACGTCACCGCAGAGCTGCACAACCTGCGTCGTGCCGGCAAGGACATCATGTTCGAAGGCGCCCAGGGCTCCCTGCTGGACATCGACCACGGCACCTACCCGTACGTCACCAGCTCCAACACCACCGCTGGCGGCATCGCCACTGGTTCGGGTGTTGGTCCGATGTTCCTGGACTACATCCTCGGCATCACCAAGGCTTACACCACGCGCGTCGGCTCCGGTCCGTTCCCGACTGAGCTGTTCGACGACGTTGGTGCGTTCCTGGCCAAGCGTGGCCACGAGTTCGGCGCCACCACTGGCCGTGCCCGTCGTTGCGGCTGGTTCGATGCCGTGATCCTGCGTCGCGCTATCGATGTGAACAGCATCTCGGGCCTGTGCCTGACCAAGCTGGACGTGCTGGACGGCCTGGAAACCATCAACATCTGCGTAGGCTACAAGAACGAAGATGGTGCAGTGATCGACGCACCGACCGACGCCGACAGCTACATCGGCCTGGAGCCGGTGTACGAGCAGATGCCGGGCTGGAGCGAGTCGACCCTGGGTGCCAAGACCCTGGAGGAGCTGCCTCAGGCTGCGCGCAACTACATCAAGCGCATCGAAGAGTTGGTCGGCGCGCCGATCGACATTATTTCGACGGGCCCGGACCGCAACGAAACTATCGTTCTGCGTCACCCGTTCGCTTAA